In Pirellulales bacterium, the following are encoded in one genomic region:
- a CDS encoding glycosyltransferase family 2 protein, with protein MNEHSAKPASCEPLPLSVVILCKNEAGNLPGCLDSLAGVVEDVHVVDSGSTDDTVAIARSCGAIVSHNEFRSFGQQRNWTIDSLDLRHDWVFHLDADERFTPELVEEIRSLATPQNEKAGYYVPSKLMWGNRWLRYSGEYPAYQVRLFHKRRLRFCDSGHGQRESTAGELGRLRSPYLHDPFSKGLEDWFVKHARYARQEAEEFLAGDGSTGGDLRAIALGSGIERRRAIKRLSYRMPARGWLRMMHLLLVKRAIFDGRGGVLYARMKAAYETTVGVFLAAGRLGAPVAPPAVGRPEVGPPAAEVAQGAQPADSDVPT; from the coding sequence TGCAAGAACGAGGCCGGCAACTTGCCGGGGTGTCTTGATTCGTTGGCGGGAGTCGTGGAAGACGTGCATGTCGTCGATTCGGGCTCGACCGACGACACCGTCGCCATCGCTCGCAGCTGCGGGGCGATCGTCAGTCACAATGAATTTCGCTCGTTCGGGCAGCAGCGAAATTGGACGATCGACTCCCTCGACTTGCGGCACGACTGGGTGTTTCACCTCGACGCCGACGAACGATTCACGCCCGAGTTGGTCGAGGAGATTCGCTCGCTGGCGACTCCGCAGAACGAGAAGGCCGGGTACTACGTCCCCAGCAAACTAATGTGGGGGAACCGCTGGCTGCGCTACTCCGGCGAGTATCCGGCTTACCAAGTGCGACTGTTTCACAAGCGCCGACTTCGATTTTGCGATTCCGGCCACGGCCAGCGCGAATCGACCGCCGGCGAACTTGGCCGATTGCGCTCGCCGTACTTGCACGATCCGTTTTCCAAGGGGCTGGAAGATTGGTTCGTCAAACACGCGCGCTACGCACGGCAGGAGGCCGAGGAGTTTCTCGCCGGCGACGGCTCGACGGGCGGCGATCTGCGGGCGATCGCGCTGGGGAGCGGGATTGAACGGCGACGAGCGATCAAGCGCCTAAGTTACCGCATGCCGGCTCGCGGCTGGCTGCGGATGATGCATCTCCTGTTGGTTAAACGGGCGATCTTCGACGGACGGGGAGGCGTCCTCTACGCGCGGATGAAGGCCGCCTATGAAACGACCGTCGGGGTGTTCCTCGCGGCGGGCCGACTCGGCGCCCCGGTCGCCCCTCCGGCGGTAGGCCGACCGGAAGTCGGACCACCCGCCGCCGAGGTCGCCCAGGGCGCACAACCCGCAGATTCCGACGTCCCGACTTAG